In Opisthocomus hoazin isolate bOpiHoa1 chromosome 3, bOpiHoa1.hap1, whole genome shotgun sequence, a genomic segment contains:
- the PLAG1 gene encoding zinc finger protein PLAG1 isoform X1, with amino-acid sequence MATVIPGDLSEVRDTQKVPSGKRKRGETKPRKNFPCQLCDKAFNSVEKLKVHSYSHTGERPYKCTQQDCTKAFVSKYKLLRHMATHSPEKTHKCNYCEKMFHRKDHLKNHLHTHNPNKEAFKCEECGKNYNTKLGFKRHLALHAATSGDLTCKVCLQTFESTGVLLEHLKTHAGKSSGGVKEKKHQCEHCDRRFYTRKDVRRHMVVHTGRKDFLCQYCAQRFGRKDHLTRHMKKSHNQELLKVKTEPMDLLDPFTCNVSVPIKDELLPVMSLPSSELTSKPFTNTLQLNLYNTQIQSMQSSASAHQMVATSLPLGMPCPIDMESVHPSHQLSLKYPLGTTSYAISMPEKEQPLKGEIESYLMELQSGMPSSSQDSQASSSKLGLDPQVGPLDDGSGEVSLSKGSVPISEPLNTPSLDFSQLFNFIPVNGPPYNPSVSVGNLGMSYTQEEAHSSMTQLPPQTQDPQDPSNSIGLGSLHSLSAAFTSSLSTTTTLPRFHQAFQ; translated from the exons ATGGCCACTGTCATTCCTGGTGATTTGTCAGAAGTAAGAGATACCCAGAAAGTCCCTTCAGGGAAACGTAAGCGTGGTGaaaccaaaccaagaaaaaaCTTTCCTTGCCAACTGTGTGACAAGGCCTTTAACAGTGTTGAGAAATTAAAGGTTCACTCATACTCTCACACAGGAGAGAGGCCCTACAAGTGCACACAACAAGACTGCACCAAGGCCTTTGTTTCTAAGTACAAATTACTAAG GCATATGGCTACTCATTCTCCTGAGAAAACCCACAAGTGTAATTATTGTGAGAAAATGTTTCACCGAAAAGATCACCTAAAGAATCACCTACATACACACAATCCCAACAAAGAGGCCTTTAAGTGTGAAGAATGTGGAAAGAACTACAATACCAAGCTTGGGTTCAAACGTCACTTGGCTTTGCATGCCGCAACAAGCGGTGACCTCACCTGTAAGGTATGTTTGCAGACTTTTGAAAGCACAGGAGTGCTGCTGGAGCACCTAAAAACTCACGCAGGCAAGTCATCGGGTGGagtgaaggagaaaaaacaccAGTGTGAACACTGTGATCGTCGGTTCTACACCCGAAAGGATGTCCGTAGACACATGGTAGTGCACACTGGAAGAAAGGACTTCCTCTGTCAGTACTGTGCACAGAGATTCGGGCGGAAGGATCACCTCACGCGCCACATGAAGAAAAGTCACAACCAAGAACTTTTGAAGGTCAAAACAGAGCCCATGGACCTTCTAGATCCCTTTACCTGCAATGTTTCTGTGCCTATTAAGGATGAGCTGCTTCCAGTGATGTCTTTACCTTCCAGTGAACTGACATCAAAGCCATTTACAAACACTTTGCAATTAAATCTCTACAACACTCAGATTCAGTCCATGCAGAGTTCTGCATCTGCACACCAAATGGTTGCCACGTCATTACCATTGGGAATGCCTTGTCCAATAGATATGGAGTCTGTCCACCCTTCTCACCAGCTATCGTTGAAATATCCGCTCGGTACTACCTCATACGCAATTTCTATGCCTGAAAAAGAACAGCCATTGAAAGGGGAAATCGAAAGTTACTTAATGGAGTTGCAAAGTGGTATGCCTTCTTCATCCCAGGATTCTCAAGCATCTTCGTCAAAACTAGGGCTGGATCCACAAGTAGGGCCACTAGATGATGGGTCTGGGGAGGTTTCCCTTTCCAAGGGCTCCGTTCCTATTAGCGAACCTCTAAACACCCCATCATTGGACTTTTCTCAGCTGTTCAACTTCATACCTGTAAATGGCCCTCCCTATAATCCTTCTGTTTCGGTGGGAAACCTCGGAATGAGTTACACGCAAGAGGAGGCACATTCTTCTATGACTCAGCTTCCGCCACAAACCCAGGATCCGCAAGATCCTAGCAATAGTATAGGTCTTGGGTCTCTGCACTCGTTGTCAGCAGCTTTCACAAGCAGTCTAAGCACAACCACCACCCTACCGCGATTTCATCAAGCTTTCCAGTAG
- the PLAG1 gene encoding zinc finger protein PLAG1 isoform X2, with protein MATHSPEKTHKCNYCEKMFHRKDHLKNHLHTHNPNKEAFKCEECGKNYNTKLGFKRHLALHAATSGDLTCKVCLQTFESTGVLLEHLKTHAGKSSGGVKEKKHQCEHCDRRFYTRKDVRRHMVVHTGRKDFLCQYCAQRFGRKDHLTRHMKKSHNQELLKVKTEPMDLLDPFTCNVSVPIKDELLPVMSLPSSELTSKPFTNTLQLNLYNTQIQSMQSSASAHQMVATSLPLGMPCPIDMESVHPSHQLSLKYPLGTTSYAISMPEKEQPLKGEIESYLMELQSGMPSSSQDSQASSSKLGLDPQVGPLDDGSGEVSLSKGSVPISEPLNTPSLDFSQLFNFIPVNGPPYNPSVSVGNLGMSYTQEEAHSSMTQLPPQTQDPQDPSNSIGLGSLHSLSAAFTSSLSTTTTLPRFHQAFQ; from the coding sequence ATGGCTACTCATTCTCCTGAGAAAACCCACAAGTGTAATTATTGTGAGAAAATGTTTCACCGAAAAGATCACCTAAAGAATCACCTACATACACACAATCCCAACAAAGAGGCCTTTAAGTGTGAAGAATGTGGAAAGAACTACAATACCAAGCTTGGGTTCAAACGTCACTTGGCTTTGCATGCCGCAACAAGCGGTGACCTCACCTGTAAGGTATGTTTGCAGACTTTTGAAAGCACAGGAGTGCTGCTGGAGCACCTAAAAACTCACGCAGGCAAGTCATCGGGTGGagtgaaggagaaaaaacaccAGTGTGAACACTGTGATCGTCGGTTCTACACCCGAAAGGATGTCCGTAGACACATGGTAGTGCACACTGGAAGAAAGGACTTCCTCTGTCAGTACTGTGCACAGAGATTCGGGCGGAAGGATCACCTCACGCGCCACATGAAGAAAAGTCACAACCAAGAACTTTTGAAGGTCAAAACAGAGCCCATGGACCTTCTAGATCCCTTTACCTGCAATGTTTCTGTGCCTATTAAGGATGAGCTGCTTCCAGTGATGTCTTTACCTTCCAGTGAACTGACATCAAAGCCATTTACAAACACTTTGCAATTAAATCTCTACAACACTCAGATTCAGTCCATGCAGAGTTCTGCATCTGCACACCAAATGGTTGCCACGTCATTACCATTGGGAATGCCTTGTCCAATAGATATGGAGTCTGTCCACCCTTCTCACCAGCTATCGTTGAAATATCCGCTCGGTACTACCTCATACGCAATTTCTATGCCTGAAAAAGAACAGCCATTGAAAGGGGAAATCGAAAGTTACTTAATGGAGTTGCAAAGTGGTATGCCTTCTTCATCCCAGGATTCTCAAGCATCTTCGTCAAAACTAGGGCTGGATCCACAAGTAGGGCCACTAGATGATGGGTCTGGGGAGGTTTCCCTTTCCAAGGGCTCCGTTCCTATTAGCGAACCTCTAAACACCCCATCATTGGACTTTTCTCAGCTGTTCAACTTCATACCTGTAAATGGCCCTCCCTATAATCCTTCTGTTTCGGTGGGAAACCTCGGAATGAGTTACACGCAAGAGGAGGCACATTCTTCTATGACTCAGCTTCCGCCACAAACCCAGGATCCGCAAGATCCTAGCAATAGTATAGGTCTTGGGTCTCTGCACTCGTTGTCAGCAGCTTTCACAAGCAGTCTAAGCACAACCACCACCCTACCGCGATTTCATCAAGCTTTCCAGTAG